DNA from Streptomyces sp. NBC_01260:
GTCCTACCCCGCCCACGACCCGTGCGCGGGTGCGGTGGCCGCCGACCGGCTGCTGGCCCGTCCGGACCGCCCTGACGCCGTCTACGGGCTCTTCGACCCCAACGGCACCGATCTGCTCGCGGCGGCCCGCCGGTACGGCCTGCGCGTCCCTGAGGACCTGCTGCTGGTCTGCTGCAGCGAATCCACCGTCTACGCGACGACCGAGCCGCCCATCACCACGCTCTCGCTCAAACCGCGCAGAATCGGCACGGCGGTCGTACAACTGCTCATCGACGCCATCGAGGGCGTCGACCAGGACGGCCCGGTGGAGCAGGTGATACCGACGGAGCTCATCGTCCGGGCCTCCTCGCAACGACGTCCGCCCCGCACCACGGTCAGCGCGCCGCGCTCTCCGGCAGGGGATTGATCAGACCAATCGGGATCAATCGACCGGAGAACCCGGCGTGCGTTCGGATTCACCACCCCTGGTGCGTCACAGAGCACGATTCGCATTCCTATGATGGGCGGACGACACCGCGGACCACCCCGACCAGCAGGGCCCGTCAGGTGTACGGCGGCGCAACGGTGGTGGAGGGGTCGATGACACAGGGGGCCGGTCAGGAACCCGCGGTGCGGGCGGCGACGTTGCGCGACTTCCGCGTACCGCCCTATGCGCAGTCCCCGGCGCCGCCTGCGGCTCCGCACCCGGGGAACGCCTTCCCGGAAGGTGAGGTGCCGGAGGGGTACACCCCCACCGAGCGCGACCTTCCGGTGATCACCCGCGAGGACACCGTCCGGGTGCGGGCCGTGCCCGAACCGCGGCCCGCGCAGGATCCGGAGCTCGGCCCCCTGTACGTGGTCGGCGACGTCCACGGCTATCTGGACGAGCTCCACGCCGCCCTCGCCGAACAGGGTCTGATCGACGGCGAGGGCAACTGGTCCGCGGGCAACGCGCGGCTCTGGTTCCTCGGCGACTTCACCGACCGCGGACCCGACGGCATCGGCGTCATCGACCTCGTGATGCGGCTGTCCGCCGAGGCCGCGGCCGCGGGTGGCTACTGCAAGGCGCTGATGGGCAACCACGAACTGCTGCTCCTGGGCGCCAAGCGGTTCGGCGACACTCCGGTGAACTCCGGCGCCGGCACCGCCACCTTCCAGGCCGCCTGGCTGCTCAACGGCGGCCAGAAGACCGATATGGAACGGCTCCAGGACGTCCACCTCCAGTGGATGTCCCGGCTCGACGCGGTCGTCGAGGAGGACGGGCATCTGCTGATGCACTCGGACACGACGGCGTACCTCGACTACGGCACCACCATCGAGGACGTCAACGACACGGTGCACGCCATTCTGACGCGGAACGACGCCGATGAGTGCTGGGACCTCTTCCGCAAGCTCACCAAGCGCTTCGCCTTCCGCGACGATTCGGGTCCGCAGGCCGTCCAGGAGCTGATGGCGGCCTACGGCGGCCGACGCGTCGTCCATGGCCACAGCCCCATTCCGTATCTGCTCGGCGAGGTCGGCTCCGAGGACGGCGAGGACAGTGCCGACCCGCGGGTGGACGGCCCCCATGTGTACGCGGACGGGCTCGCCATCGCCATGGACGGCGGAGTGACCATGGCCGGAAAGCTACTGGTCGTCCAACTCCCGCTGCATGACTGACGGTCTTCGGGGAAGACGCATCAACGACTCGACCGTGCCGATCACTGGGCCTATTTCCGGAAACCCCCTGTCACCCTGTGCCGTGGGCGCTCTACCATCGGCGTACCAGTAGCAGGCTCTCCTCCGTTTCCGCCCAACCGCCCGGTCATATCGGGCATACAGGCCCTACGGAGCATCGGGGGATGCACATGAACAGCGCTCCGCACCTGCTGACCGAGGACCGCCCCGAGTACGAGCGGATCCTCGACGACGCGCTGCGTCACGCCCATGAACGACCGGATCTGGCCGCAGTCGGCGAACGGCTCAACCCGGTGCAGCTGCGCACCATGGCGATGGCCGCCACCGCCCTGATCACCGCCACGGCCGCCACCGAGTACGAGCACTACGTGAAGGCCCGCGAGGACCTGCGCGCCACGCCCGCCGGTCCCGACCAGGAAGCGGGCCGGGGAACCGGCGCCGACGACCCCAACCAGTCGGGCGCCGGCATAGGAGCCGTCGTCACCGTGCTGGCCCCGGTGCTGGCAGGCACGGCCGCGGTGATATTCCTGCTGGTCGGCTACATCCTGAAGATGCTCAGCCCGCCACCGTCCTTCGCGGGGACCATGGTCGGCGCGGGCTGGGTCTTCGCGGCGCTCACCGCGGCCGCCATCCTGATCGCCGCCGTCGGCCTCCTCATCGCCGCCCTGCGCAACGGCTCCACGTCCCTGGCCGCCGAGGATCCCGGCGAGGAACTGCCGGAGGACGTGGCGCGCGCCCGGGAGGCCTGGCGGCACGCACTGCTGGAGCGGGGCATCCTGCCGTTCCTGCGGGACGCGCTCGCCGACCCCGGCGCCGCCCCCGCCGCCCGCACCCCGTATCCCTCGGCCAACCGCATCCCGAAGATCGGCTACAGCAGGCCGGACTTCTCCAGCCCGGAC
Protein-coding regions in this window:
- a CDS encoding metallophosphoesterase; amino-acid sequence: MTQGAGQEPAVRAATLRDFRVPPYAQSPAPPAAPHPGNAFPEGEVPEGYTPTERDLPVITREDTVRVRAVPEPRPAQDPELGPLYVVGDVHGYLDELHAALAEQGLIDGEGNWSAGNARLWFLGDFTDRGPDGIGVIDLVMRLSAEAAAAGGYCKALMGNHELLLLGAKRFGDTPVNSGAGTATFQAAWLLNGGQKTDMERLQDVHLQWMSRLDAVVEEDGHLLMHSDTTAYLDYGTTIEDVNDTVHAILTRNDADECWDLFRKLTKRFAFRDDSGPQAVQELMAAYGGRRVVHGHSPIPYLLGEVGSEDGEDSADPRVDGPHVYADGLAIAMDGGVTMAGKLLVVQLPLHD